From a single Phocoena sinus isolate mPhoSin1 chromosome 1, mPhoSin1.pri, whole genome shotgun sequence genomic region:
- the CTSE gene encoding LOW QUALITY PROTEIN: cathepsin E (The sequence of the model RefSeq protein was modified relative to this genomic sequence to represent the inferred CDS: inserted 1 base in 1 codon; substituted 4 bases at 4 genomic stop codons) — MFTKRQVEGLTEVGQQFEESVTETDQSFMNAESYGILGLGXPCLAAERVTPVFDTMAQKLVDLPMFSVYTSSDTGGGAGSKLIFRGXDHSHLSGNIDXVPVTKQVYWQIAVDTIQVGGTMTFFSEGCXATVDPRTSLITGPSGGSKQLHRPLGQSPRSGNWEASEXILCVLFLYTLECANIGVLPDVTFTINGVPHTHQPTAYTLLKFMDGMKFLISGFQGSDIQPPAWSFRTLSNVSLNSFIAFDHGNNHVGLAPAVP; from the exons atgttcaccaaaagacaa GTAGAAGGACTGACTGAGGTCGGTCAGCAATTTGAAGAGAGTGTCACAGAGACTGACCAGTCCTTTATGAATGCAGAGTCTTATGGCATTCTGGGCCTGGGATAACCCTGCTTGGCTGCTGAAAGGGTGACCCCAGTGTTCGACACAATGGCCCAGAAGCTGGTGGATCTACCCATGTTTTCTGTGTACACGAGCAG TGACACAGGAGGTGGTGCAGGTAGCAAGCTGATTTTCAGAGGCTAGGACCACTCCCATCTCTCTGGGAACATAGATTGAGTCCCAGTCACCAAACAAGTCTACTGGCAGATTGCAGTGGACAC AATCCAGGTGGGAGGCACCATGACGTTCTTCTCCGAAGGCT AGGCCACTGTGGACCCAAGGACCTCCCTCATCACAGGCCCCTCAGGCGGTAGCAAGCAACTGCACAGACCACTGGGGCAGAGCCCACGGTCGGGGAATTGGGAGGCCTCTGAATAGATCCTCTGTGTTCTATTTTTGTACACTCTGGAGTGCGCCAACATCGGTGTCTTGCCGGATGTCACCTTCACCATCAATGGGGTCCCCCACACCCACCAACCAACTGCCTACACCCTGCTG AAATTCATGGATGGCATGAAGTTCTTAATCAGTGGCTTTCAAGGTTCTGACATCCAACCTCCAGCTTGGTCCTTCCGGACCCTAAGCAATGTATCATTAAACAGTTTTATTGCCTTTGACCATGGGAATAACCATGTGGGGCTGGCCCCAGCAGTCCCCTAA